A single genomic interval of Thermococcus sp. MAR1 harbors:
- a CDS encoding aminoacyl--tRNA ligase-related protein: ALIPETEFQKEAEHIAGFEGEVFWVTHAGHDPLDIKLILRPTSETAMYSMFALWIRSHADLPFKVYQIVNTYRYETKHTRPLIRVREISRFFEAHTAHDSFEDAERQIKEDLEIFDNLAKFLAIPYIVSKRPDW; this comes from the coding sequence GGCACTCATCCCTGAAACCGAGTTCCAGAAGGAGGCAGAACACATAGCGGGCTTTGAGGGTGAGGTCTTCTGGGTCACCCACGCCGGTCACGATCCCCTCGACATCAAGCTCATCCTCAGGCCGACGAGCGAGACTGCAATGTACTCAATGTTCGCTCTCTGGATTCGCTCACATGCCGACCTTCCCTTCAAGGTCTACCAGATAGTTAACACTTACCGCTACGAGACCAAGCACACGAGGCCGCTTATCCGTGTCAGGGAAATCAGCAGGTTCTTCGAGGCCCACACGGCTCACGATAGCTTTGAGGATGCCGAGAGGCAGATAAAGGAGGATCTTGAGATATTCGACAACCTCGCCAAGTTCCTTGCGATTCCTTACATAGTCTCCAAGAGGCCCGACTGG